The Leclercia adecarboxylata region CAGGCCTATGGTCATGATAGTGTCGATGATGCCGGTTACGATGCTGTTTGTGAATGTAGAGCGAATTACATCCAGCGATGAAAAACGTGACTGAATATCACCGAGGTGCCGTTTTTCGAAAAAGTTTAACGGCAGACTGCTCAGGTGGTCGAACAGGGTTGTTTTCCACTGAATATCCGTCAGCGTGTTCAGAGTGAGGGAGGTCCAGGCTCGCATCATGCTGACAAAGGTGCGGAATAATGTAAATACCACCAGCCCAATACAGATAACAGACAGCAGGCTGTGATCGTGGGCGATAATAACGTGGTCCGTAACCAACTGCGTACCAATTGGCATCAATAGGTTAATGGCTTCAATAACAACGGACAGCGCGAATATTTTAACGAGCGTCGGCTTGAGTCCGTTAATGTTTTTCATTAAATCGACAAGGCGCAGCCGGCTTTTGGCTTTTTCCTGCTGAAAGTTGCTGCCAGGCCAAAGCTCCATGGCGATGCCCGTAAAGTGATTGGACATCTCCTGAATACCAATCACACGCTTTCCTAACGCCGGATCGTGAACCACAAAGGTGGAACGCTTTACTTGTGTCAGAACCACATAGTGGTTCATTCCCCAGTGAATAATGCAGGGGAGTTTCAGCTGCCTGATTTCATCTAAATCTAAAGACAGAGAGCGGTTTTTAAGCCCGGCCTGTTCGGCAATCTTGCTTAGTTCGAGCAGGTTAACACCCTGCGATGAGCTGCCAAAGCGTTGGCGGAAATTAAATAGATCGATTTCCAGGCCATGATAGCTGCTGATCATGGATAAACAGGCGATGCCGCACTCTGATGATTCAGACTGCAATATAACCGGGACCTTTTTACGCAGTGAGAAATTCAGTTTTGCTACAATTGATTTAAATAATTCGTTTGTCATTGGATAGGCCCACTTACGCTATGTGAAATTTTATAAAACGGTGAAAACATCCACATATAAAGTGGTCGTTCTTCAAGGAAAACAATTGCCTGCGCTTTTAACCCGTTGGAAAGGGTTAATTCCTTACCATTGTATTTAAATGACTTATCATTTATCTCAACCAAGGTTTTATACAGCGCAAGTTCCTGCTGATTCATTGCGTTTATATTATTCACGTTAGTGTATTCAGCCATCTCCTGACGAGATGCCGGCACAGATGATATCGTTGCGATTTTCCCAGGGAATTGACCAAATTTGTCCGAAGGGAAAGCATCATAACGTATATTCACAGTATCCCCGGCTTTAACATAAGGAATGCTGTTGTTAGGTAACCAGAGGACAAGATAATATTTCACATTCCCGGTGGGTTTGATCTGCACCAGACTGCTTCCTTTATCAACCATTTGCCCAACGGTCACGGAGGCAGATTCTATTTTGCCACTGGTCGTAGCTTTAATGACCATATTTCCGCTGGCGCCTGATTCAACCATCTGGTTTTTGAAATCATTGATGTTATTGCGCTGACTAGCAATTTGATTCTCAAAATCAGCGGCTTTGGTAACGATATCACTTTTCAGTTGAGTCAGCTGAGATTCTTGCTGCATTCTCTGGCTGATCAGCGATTGATAGGCACTTTGCTGCTGAAAATATAATGAGTGTTGATAGTTATATTGATCTTTGGTGATTAAACCCTGGCGCAAATAATTATCATAGCTCTTTAAATTATTTTTCATGTCGTTCAGGCCTGTTTTGGTGTTCTTTAACATGGTTTCTGTTTCCACCAAAGCATTACTGAACTGACGGACCTGCTCATTTAACGCATTAACTGTTTCTTGCTTATTATCCGTCATCTTTTTAATGATTTCTTCAGCGTTAGCGATTTTATCTGTGATCGATTTGCTCATGAAATCAGAAACATTACCCGTATTCGTATCCCGGGACACATCAATTTCATACAGGGGCGCACCTTTTTCCACCAGGTCGCCAGGTTTAACGTATTGCTTTACGACATAACCTTGCTGAGAAGAGAAAACGTTAACGGAATGGGGCAGTGTGATCACTTCGCCACGAACGTCAATGCGCTGGGTGTAGCTACAAAAAATCAGTGTGAGTGTTAGCGTGGTGAGGAATGCAATTGATAGCAAGGATATTAACCACGCAGGCATTCCTGCGAGTAATAAAACTTTTCCTTTCCAATAGTATTTTTTATATTCAATCGCTTCCTTGCGATATATACTTTTTTTCATTGGTGTTTATTTAACCTATCGAATGGTTGCTAAAGGTCTAAAAACTAAAATTGTGATTATCCTAAGCGAGGTGAAAAGTAATTAATAGTAATGAATACTTACATTATTACAGCAAAAAAATGAGGTGAAAATGAACTAGTAAAATCTTGACTTATTATTATTTTGAGGGTTGAAATCTATAATTAAGAAAAGACCCTTGCGGGTCTTTTCTTAATTATGCCGATAAATCAATGGCCCCACGGCACAAACTGGCCATCAGCGACATTATTGAGTGATTTCTGGTTTATTGCCATCATTGCGTCCCAGCCAATTGCAAAGCCGCCTGATGCACCAGTCACAGCGCCCATCGCCAGGCCCCAGAACATGCCGACTACGTTAGAGAGCAGGCCGAAACCCAGCAGGCCGCCGTTTGCCCCTGACTGGGTTCCACCGATCAAGGTGCCCCATACGGCGCCGGTCACAGCGCCAAGCCCTGCAGCTGCAACGCGGGAAATCAGACTTTCAGCTCCAGCAGCAATTTCCTGCATTTCAAAAGTATTAAGTTCTTTCATAACAATATCTCTTTATCGGATATTACGATAAATTAATGGCCCCAAGGCACAAACTGGCCATCAGCGACATTGTTCATCGATTTCTGGTTTATTGCCATCATTGCGTCCCAGCCAATTGCAAAGCCGCCTGATGCACCAGTCACAGCGCCCATCGCCAGGCCCCAGAACATGCCTACTACGTTAGCGAACAGGCCGAAACCCAGCAGGCCGCCGTTCGCCCCAGACTGGGTTCCACCGATCAGGGTGCCCCACATGGCACCGGTCACAGCGCCAAGCCCTGCAGCTGCAACGCGGGAAATCAGACTCTCAGCTCCAGCAGCAATTTCCTGCATTTCAATAGTATTAAGTTCTTTCATAATGATATTCCTTTATCGAATTAAGCGATAATTAATGGCTCCAGGGCACAAATTGTCCGTCTACAGTGTTCTGCAGTGATTTTTCAACAATGGCTAGACCATTCTCCCAGCCAATAGCAAACCCACCAGTGGCGCCAGTAACCGCCCCCATGGCCAGCCCCCAGAACATACCAACAGCATTACCGATCAGGCCGAAACCCAGCAGGCCGCCGTTTGCACCTGACTGGGTACCGCCAATCAGGGTACCCCATACACCGCCAACAACAGCACCTAAGGCCGCAGCAGCCACACGGGTAATCAAATTTTCCCCTGCTGCAGCGACGTGCTCCATTTCAAATGCGTTAAGCTCTTTCACGTAATAATCCCTCTCAGGATAATTATTGCGCCCAAGGAACAAACTGACCGTCAAACAGGTTGTTGAAAGTTTTTTCAGTCAGCGCAATGGTTGCGTCCAGGCCTGCGGCAAAGCTGGAGATACCGCCGCCGATAGCGCCAGTAGCCAGGCCCCAGAACATACCCACCAGGTTACCGAAACCACCAAAACCGATCAGGCCGCCGTTAGCGCCAGACTGAGTACCACCGATCAAAGTGCCCCATACGCCCCAGGTTGCAGCGCCTAATACACCAGCGGCCAGGCGGGTAATCAGATTATCTTCAGTACCTGCAGCGATCTGTTCCATTTCAAATACGTTCAGTTCTTTCATGTTAATATTCCTTTATTGGTTAAAAATTTACTTTATTGAGACCATGGCACAAATTCGCCATCAGCTATGTTTTCAAAACTGCTATCTGCTAAAGCTAACGTTTTATCCCAGCCCATCGAAAAGCCAGTCGTGACGCCGAGAACGGCACCCGCACCCAGACCCCAGAACAAACCGATGGCGTTGGCTACCAGACCAAAGCCGAGTAAGCCACCGTTAGCACCAGCCTGAGTACCACCGATCAAAGTACCCCAGACACCCCAGGTTACTCCGCCCAGCACAGCTGCCGCTGCGCGGGAAACCAGAGTATCAATTGTACCGCCGGTAATATGGTCCATTTCAAGAACGCTAAGTTCTTTCATGATTATATTCCTTTAAATTACACATGCTTATATCGATTGATGAATTCGATATGTAGTATTAATAAAATATTTATGTCGTGAAGTTTCCTCCACTATTTTGCTGCTTATAAATAAGAGTGGTATATCGATAAAACTTAACAAGTAAATTACTCTTACCTATGTTTGTTTATTTTAATGAAAATAAAGTGTCAGTATTACCAGCCGAAGATAGATTCGACGAGAGAAACCAAGCCATATTTCTCCGCTATTTTCGCCAGGTCGCGGCCAGCTGATGCTCCAAAGGTCCTTTTCATATTTTTCATGAATGGATCGTCAGTAGTCTGTGCAGTTTTTGATGGATTGACTACGCGGTTATATATCTTGTCAAAAATAGATGCTCCACCTTCTACATATTGCATGTCTTCAGTAGATAAAATTTTCATAATATAAATTTATCCTTTAGGAGTTAAATATACGAATTTAATAATAAATAGATCCAGCCCTTGAAGTAGCTGACCCCAAAAATGTTGCATTATAATAATGCTCAAGTCAACATAGTAAAGCTGATTAGTTGATGATTTTAGATTTTATAGCAATAAAAATAAGGCACAGGTTAGCATGCCTTATTTTATATTTAAGCGGTTATTTCTCTTGCAGTATTACTTCTATCAACCCGGTAACAGCACCCTGAGATATATTGTTTGACAGGCGATAGTAATCAATATTGAATTTAATTTCTTGGGTGGCTTTAGTTTTAGAGATTTGATAATCGTCATAGTCGTAAAATTTCACGGCTGTGGAACCTTGTTTAATAATAAAGCCCACATCTTGTGCGCCACCTGCGGCTACACTTGTTGAATTAAGTAAAACGCCATCTTTAGTATCGGAACCTGATATTGGGTTAAACCAGTAGTTATAGTTAATACCAACAGCCTCACTCGGACAGGTCATATCTAAAATCACTTCTTTAGCTTTACCTGTAGCGTTAGGTGGCGTGATTTTTTTCAGATCAGGCAATTTGATCGGGTCTAGCTTAATGACATTACCCCCACGCGGCGTCAGGTTACATGAGGTGGCGCGGTAATTGACTGTTCCCAGGTTTAACGTCACCCTGAGCAGCTGAGTACTCAATATCAGGCTGTTAACCTGGCCCGAACGCCCTGCCGCATAGGTTATGGTGATTGAGGGCACCGTTGACTTCGAGGTATCAATAATGGCTTTGGTTTTGATCAACCACACTGTCCACTGCTTAATACCCATGGTGGCGGTTACCGTCAAAGGGTAGGTACCAATTTTGGCGACGACAGGGCGCCCTGGTTCACCCGACAAAGCATCCGATACCTGAAAGCCTATACCATCGATACCCGTTTCATAAACGGCTTCGCCGTTCATCCCCGTTACGCCTGGTACCGGGGTTTTTGAACCGACATCAATTCGATAGAGGTCAGGGTCGGCAGATGTGATATCACAGTTATAAAAAGTCTTCATACTGGAGACACCCACCGTCTTCGCGAACAGCACGCTACCTATGGGTAAGCTTGCATCTGACAACAGACGCGGGTTAAGAGTTAAGCCCACCGTTCCAGGTGTTGTGCCCGTAGAGTATTTACAGTCTGCAATACTCTGCGCGCTAAAAATTAACAGACCGAACATGAGTAATACATATTTTTTCATAGCCATTCCTTCGCCGTGTCATACAGTTAACGACATGTTGCTGTCGTTTGTCTTAGCTGTTCCTGGGTCTGGGACAAGTTATATGTTGCCTTACATTGCTGTTCGGTATTTTTTCCCCATTGAACCGCAAGTTCGCCACTATCTTTCAGACCTGACAGATAAACCATCCCACCGTCGCTAACGATACTGGCTGGCGCATCCATTTTTGAAGCAGGCACAACAGTGGCACCAAATGGCACTGGGTTGCCGGATACGGTCAGCAGTTTAATAAATGCCCTTCGGCCAATATTTCCATCAAAACTCAGACGGGTAATGGCTCCGCGTGTAGGAACCGATTTCTTACTGGTTTCGGGCAGTTCCATCTCATCACCCAATGTAGTGCTATCAAGTGTGAGCGTATTACGACGATAAGGGCTCAAATATGGATAGATCGCGTAGCCACGGAAATCTGTTTCAATGGTTTGGTCATTTTCAATGCGC contains the following coding sequences:
- a CDS encoding HlyD family secretion protein, coding for MKKSIYRKEAIEYKKYYWKGKVLLLAGMPAWLISLLSIAFLTTLTLTLIFCSYTQRIDVRGEVITLPHSVNVFSSQQGYVVKQYVKPGDLVEKGAPLYEIDVSRDTNTGNVSDFMSKSITDKIANAEEIIKKMTDNKQETVNALNEQVRQFSNALVETETMLKNTKTGLNDMKNNLKSYDNYLRQGLITKDQYNYQHSLYFQQQSAYQSLISQRMQQESQLTQLKSDIVTKAADFENQIASQRNNINDFKNQMVESGASGNMVIKATTSGKIESASVTVGQMVDKGSSLVQIKPTGNVKYYLVLWLPNNSIPYVKAGDTVNIRYDAFPSDKFGQFPGKIATISSVPASRQEMAEYTNVNNINAMNQQELALYKTLVEINDKSFKYNGKELTLSNGLKAQAIVFLEERPLYMWMFSPFYKISHSVSGPIQ
- a CDS encoding fimbrial protein, with product MKKYVLLMFGLLIFSAQSIADCKYSTGTTPGTVGLTLNPRLLSDASLPIGSVLFAKTVGVSSMKTFYNCDITSADPDLYRIDVGSKTPVPGVTGMNGEAVYETGIDGIGFQVSDALSGEPGRPVVAKIGTYPLTVTATMGIKQWTVWLIKTKAIIDTSKSTVPSITITYAAGRSGQVNSLILSTQLLRVTLNLGTVNYRATSCNLTPRGGNVIKLDPIKLPDLKKITPPNATGKAKEVILDMTCPSEAVGINYNYWFNPISGSDTKDGVLLNSTSVAAGGAQDVGFIIKQGSTAVKFYDYDDYQISKTKATQEIKFNIDYYRLSNNISQGAVTGLIEVILQEK